Proteins encoded in a region of the Streptomyces sp. NBC_01471 genome:
- a CDS encoding M23 family metallopeptidase codes for MAFSRPTGKHRAPNRPTRRTAGVAGVATLATAGVIGTLASPAMADSAKVSTAQEARLDRTILVGDTVADRIAAQATAQRHEAAHAEALAKAKAAAKARAAAAKAKAEREREAKAAKQRAARAEARKRLNAFVPPVADSYVSTGYKTGGSLWSSGSHTGIDFHAASGTPVHAVGAGTVVEAGWGGAYGNNIVIRMHDGTYTQYGHLSSIGVSVGQSVTSDQQIALSGATGNVTGPHLHFEARTGPDYGSDIDPVAYLRSHGVKV; via the coding sequence ATGGCGTTCAGCCGCCCTACCGGCAAGCACCGTGCCCCGAACCGTCCGACCCGCAGGACCGCGGGCGTCGCCGGAGTCGCCACCCTCGCCACAGCCGGTGTCATCGGCACCCTCGCCTCCCCGGCGATGGCCGACAGCGCGAAGGTCTCCACCGCACAGGAGGCCCGCCTCGACCGGACCATACTGGTCGGTGACACCGTCGCCGACCGGATAGCCGCCCAGGCCACGGCCCAGCGGCACGAAGCCGCCCACGCCGAGGCCTTGGCGAAGGCGAAGGCCGCCGCCAAGGCCAGGGCGGCAGCCGCGAAGGCGAAGGCCGAGCGGGAGCGCGAGGCGAAGGCGGCCAAGCAGCGCGCGGCCCGGGCCGAGGCCCGCAAGCGCCTCAACGCCTTCGTGCCCCCGGTCGCCGACTCGTACGTGTCCACCGGCTACAAGACCGGCGGCAGCCTCTGGTCCTCCGGCAGCCACACCGGCATCGACTTCCACGCCGCGAGCGGCACCCCGGTCCATGCCGTCGGCGCCGGCACGGTCGTGGAGGCCGGCTGGGGCGGCGCGTACGGCAACAACATCGTCATCCGGATGCACGACGGCACGTACACGCAGTACGGCCACCTGTCGTCCATCGGCGTCTCGGTCGGCCAGTCCGTCACATCGGACCAGCAGATCGCGCTCTCCGGCGCCACCGGCAATGTCACGGGCCCGCACCTCCACTTCGAGGCCCGCACCGGCCCCGACTACGGCTCGGACATCGACCCCGTCGCGTACCTGCGCTCGCACGGTGTGAAGGTCTGA
- a CDS encoding M16 family metallopeptidase translates to MTFHPQPQAGAPRPWAFPAPERSTLPNGLTVLRCDRPGQQVVAVEISLDAPLDAEPEGLDGIATIMARAFSEGTDKHSAEEFAAELERCGATLDAHADHPGVRVSLEVPVSRLPKALGLLADALRAPAFAPSEVERIVGNRLDEIPHELANPARRAAKQLSKELFPATARMSRPRQGTEETVARIDAPAVRAFYDAYVRPSTATAVVVGDLAGTDLDAVLAETLGEWKGNAGTPRPVPPITADDTGRVVVVDRPGAVQTQLLIGRIGADRHDRVWPAQVLGTYCLGGTLTSRLDRVLREEKGYTYGVRAFSQVIRSAPDGTGAAMLAISGSVDTESTGPALDDLWTVLRTLAAGGLTDAERDVAVQNLVGVAPLKYETAAAVAGTLADQVEQHLPDDFQAQLYAHLAATGTVEATAAVVSAFPDDRLVTVLVGDAAQIVEPVRALGIGEVTVVAS, encoded by the coding sequence ATGACCTTCCACCCGCAGCCCCAGGCGGGTGCCCCCAGGCCCTGGGCCTTCCCGGCCCCCGAGCGCTCCACCCTGCCCAACGGCCTGACGGTGCTGCGCTGCGACCGTCCCGGACAGCAGGTCGTCGCTGTCGAGATCAGCCTCGACGCCCCGCTGGACGCCGAGCCCGAGGGGCTCGACGGCATCGCCACGATCATGGCGAGGGCCTTCTCCGAGGGCACCGACAAGCACAGCGCCGAGGAGTTCGCCGCTGAGCTGGAGCGCTGCGGCGCCACACTCGACGCGCACGCCGACCACCCCGGTGTCCGGGTCTCCCTGGAAGTGCCGGTCTCCCGGCTGCCCAAGGCGCTCGGCCTGCTCGCGGACGCACTGCGCGCGCCCGCCTTCGCCCCGAGCGAGGTCGAGCGGATCGTGGGCAACCGGCTGGACGAGATCCCGCACGAGCTGGCCAACCCGGCCCGCCGCGCCGCCAAGCAGCTCTCGAAGGAGCTGTTCCCGGCCACCGCGCGCATGTCGCGTCCGCGCCAGGGCACCGAGGAGACGGTGGCGCGCATCGACGCGCCGGCCGTCCGTGCCTTCTACGACGCGTACGTCCGGCCGTCGACAGCCACCGCCGTGGTCGTCGGCGACCTGGCGGGCACCGACCTGGACGCGGTGCTCGCCGAGACCCTCGGCGAGTGGAAGGGCAACGCGGGCACGCCCCGCCCGGTGCCCCCGATCACCGCGGACGACACCGGCCGGGTGGTCGTCGTGGACCGCCCCGGAGCGGTCCAGACCCAGCTGCTGATCGGCCGGATCGGTGCCGACCGGCACGACCGGGTCTGGCCCGCCCAGGTCCTCGGCACGTACTGCCTGGGCGGCACGCTCACCTCCCGTCTGGACCGCGTCCTGCGCGAGGAGAAGGGCTACACCTACGGTGTGCGGGCCTTCAGCCAGGTGATCCGCTCCGCGCCCGACGGGACCGGCGCCGCCATGCTCGCCATCAGCGGGTCGGTGGACACCGAGTCGACCGGACCCGCGCTCGACGACCTCTGGACGGTGCTCAGGACGCTGGCCGCGGGCGGGCTGACCGACGCCGAGCGGGACGTCGCCGTACAGAACCTGGTGGGCGTCGCCCCGCTGAAGTACGAGACGGCCGCCGCCGTCGCGGGCACGCTGGCCGATCAGGTCGAGCAGCACCTGCCGGACGACTTCCAGGCACAGCTGTACGCGCACCTCGCCGCGACCGGCACGGTCGAGGCGACCGCGGCCGTGGTCTCCGCCTTCCCCGACGACCGGCTGGTGACGGTCCTGGTGGGGGACGCCGCACAGATCGTGGAGCCGGTCAGGGCGCTGGGCATCGGTGAAGTGACCGTGGTCGCGAGCTGA
- a CDS encoding M16 family metallopeptidase: MPMGHTATAEAGSGGLTATEHRLANGLRVVLSEDHLTPVAAVCLWYDVGSRHEVKGRTGLAHLFEHLMFQGSGQVEGNGHFELVQGAGGSLNGTTSFERTNYFETMPTHQLELALWLEADRMGSLLAALDEESMENQRDVVKNERRQRYDNVPYGTAFEKLTALSYPEGHPYHHTPIGSMADLDAATLEDARAFFRTNYAPNNAVLSVVGDIDPEQTLAWVEKYFGTIPSHDGKQPPRDGSLPDTLGAEVREELYEEVPSRALMAAYRLPEDGTRACDAADIALTILGGGESSLLHNRLVRRDRTAVAAGFGLLRLSGAPSLGWLDVKTSGGVEVPQIEAAVDEELARFAAVGPTAEEMERAQAQLEREWLDRLGTVAGRADELCRYAVLFGDPQLALTAVGRVLDITADEVQEVAKARLRPDNRAVLVYEPVTADEPEETSADGVSDEAAATTESTEADQ; this comes from the coding sequence ATGCCCATGGGTCACACGGCCACAGCCGAGGCCGGTTCCGGCGGCCTGACAGCGACCGAACACCGGCTGGCCAACGGCCTGCGGGTGGTGCTCTCCGAGGACCACCTGACCCCGGTCGCCGCGGTCTGCCTCTGGTACGACGTCGGTTCACGCCACGAAGTCAAGGGGCGTACCGGACTCGCCCACCTCTTCGAGCACCTGATGTTCCAGGGCTCGGGACAGGTCGAGGGCAACGGCCACTTCGAGCTGGTGCAGGGGGCCGGGGGCTCGCTCAACGGCACCACCAGCTTCGAGCGCACCAACTACTTCGAGACGATGCCCACGCACCAGCTGGAGTTGGCGCTCTGGCTGGAGGCCGACCGGATGGGCTCCCTCCTCGCCGCGCTCGACGAGGAGTCCATGGAGAACCAGCGGGACGTCGTCAAGAACGAGCGCCGCCAGCGCTACGACAACGTGCCGTACGGCACGGCGTTCGAGAAGCTGACCGCCCTCTCCTACCCGGAGGGCCACCCGTACCACCACACGCCGATCGGTTCCATGGCCGACCTGGACGCGGCGACGCTGGAGGACGCCCGCGCGTTCTTCCGTACGAACTACGCGCCGAACAACGCCGTGCTGTCCGTCGTCGGCGACATCGACCCGGAGCAGACGCTCGCCTGGGTCGAGAAGTACTTCGGCACCATCCCCTCCCACGACGGCAAGCAGCCGCCGCGGGACGGCTCACTGCCCGACACCCTCGGCGCCGAGGTGCGCGAGGAGCTGTACGAGGAGGTGCCCTCGCGTGCCCTGATGGCCGCCTACCGGCTCCCCGAGGACGGCACCCGCGCGTGCGACGCGGCGGACATCGCACTGACCATCCTGGGCGGCGGCGAGTCGTCGCTGCTCCACAACAGGCTGGTGCGCCGGGACCGTACGGCCGTCGCCGCGGGCTTCGGCCTGCTGCGGCTCTCCGGCGCCCCCTCGCTCGGCTGGCTGGACGTCAAGACGTCGGGCGGTGTCGAGGTCCCGCAGATCGAGGCGGCCGTCGACGAGGAGCTGGCCCGCTTCGCCGCGGTGGGGCCCACGGCCGAGGAGATGGAGCGCGCGCAGGCCCAGCTGGAGCGGGAGTGGCTCGACCGGCTCGGTACGGTCGCCGGCCGCGCCGACGAACTGTGCAGGTACGCCGTGCTGTTCGGCGACCCGCAGCTGGCGCTGACCGCCGTCGGCCGGGTGCTGGACATCACGGCCGACGAGGTGCAGGAGGTAGCCAAGGCCCGGCTGCGCCCGGACAACAGGGCTGTGCTGGTGTACGAGCCCGTCACCGCCGATGAGCCCGAAGAGACCAGTGCGGACGGCGTATCCGACGAGGCCGCCGCGACCACCGAGAGCACAGAGGCGGACCAGTGA
- a CDS encoding DNA topoisomerase IV subunit A: MARRSTKTPPPEDFEEKILDIDVVDEMQGSFLEYAYSVIYSRALPDARDGMKPVHRRILYQMNEMGLRPDRSYVKCARVVGEVMGKLHPHGDASIYDALVRLSQPFSMRLPLVDGHGNFGSLGNDDPPAAMRYTECRMADATSLMTESIDESTVDFEPNYDGQEREPVVLPAAYPNLLVNGSSGIAVGMATNMPPHNLGEIIAAARHLIKHPGADLDTLMRFVPGPDLPTGGRIVGLDGIRDAYERGRGTFKIRATATVEDVTPRRKGIVVTELPFAVGPEKVRAKIKDLVASKKLQGIADLKDLTDRAHGLRLVIEIKNGFVPEAVLEQLYKLTPMEESFGINNVALVDGQPLTLGLKELLEVYLDHRFSVVRRRSEFRRTKRQDRLHLVLGLLVALLDIDEVIRLIRSSDNSAQAKERLISHFSLSEIQTQYILDTPLRRLTKFDRIELESERDRLNSEIEELTRILDSDAELRKLVSAELAAVAKKFSTDRRTVLLESAGTPVAAASLEVADDPCRVLLSSTGLLARTATAEALSTEGQKRTKHDVVVSAVPATARGDIGVVTSAGRLLRLAVIDLPQLPDTASAPSLAGGAQIAEFVSLADGERVVCLTTVDESSPGLAIGTEQGIVKRVVPDYPAHKDELEVIGLRDGDRIVGAAELRTGEEDLVFITDDAQLLRYPAGQVRPQGRPAGGMAGIKLADGAKVISFTAVDPAAGAVVFTVASSHGTLDDSVRTAKLTPFDQYPRKGRATGGVRCQRFLKGEDLLVLAWAGETPVRAAAVNGAPAELPEPDPRRDGSGLPLTSAVAKLAGPV; encoded by the coding sequence ATGGCCCGCCGCAGCACGAAGACCCCGCCGCCGGAGGACTTCGAGGAGAAGATTCTCGACATCGACGTGGTCGATGAAATGCAGGGCTCCTTCCTGGAGTACGCGTACTCGGTGATCTACTCACGGGCCCTGCCGGACGCCCGTGACGGCATGAAGCCCGTACACCGGCGCATCCTCTACCAGATGAACGAGATGGGGCTGCGGCCCGACCGCAGCTATGTGAAGTGCGCCCGTGTCGTCGGCGAGGTCATGGGCAAGCTGCACCCGCACGGTGACGCGTCGATCTACGACGCCCTGGTGCGGCTCTCGCAGCCCTTCTCCATGCGGCTCCCGCTGGTCGACGGACACGGCAACTTCGGCTCGCTCGGCAACGACGACCCGCCGGCCGCGATGCGTTACACCGAGTGCCGGATGGCCGACGCCACGTCGCTGATGACGGAGTCGATCGACGAGAGCACGGTCGACTTCGAGCCCAACTACGACGGCCAGGAGCGCGAGCCCGTCGTGCTCCCCGCCGCCTATCCGAACCTGCTGGTCAACGGCTCGTCCGGGATCGCGGTCGGGATGGCGACCAACATGCCCCCGCACAACCTGGGCGAGATCATCGCGGCGGCCCGCCACCTGATCAAGCACCCGGGCGCCGACCTCGACACCCTGATGCGCTTCGTGCCGGGCCCCGACCTGCCGACCGGTGGCCGGATCGTGGGTCTTGACGGGATCAGGGACGCCTACGAGCGCGGGCGCGGCACCTTCAAGATCCGCGCGACGGCCACCGTGGAGGACGTCACCCCGCGCCGCAAGGGCATCGTCGTCACCGAACTGCCCTTCGCGGTCGGCCCGGAGAAGGTCCGCGCCAAGATCAAGGACCTGGTGGCGTCGAAGAAGCTTCAGGGCATCGCCGATCTGAAGGACCTCACCGACCGGGCGCACGGGCTGCGGCTGGTCATCGAGATCAAGAACGGCTTCGTGCCGGAGGCCGTGCTCGAACAGCTCTACAAGCTCACCCCGATGGAGGAGTCCTTCGGGATCAACAACGTGGCGCTGGTCGACGGACAGCCGCTGACGCTGGGCCTCAAGGAGCTCCTGGAGGTCTATCTCGACCACCGCTTCTCGGTCGTCAGGCGGCGCAGCGAGTTCCGCAGGACCAAGCGGCAGGACCGGCTGCACCTGGTCCTCGGGCTGCTCGTGGCGCTGCTCGACATCGACGAGGTCATCCGCCTCATCCGTTCCAGCGACAATTCGGCGCAGGCCAAGGAGCGGCTGATCTCGCACTTCTCGCTGAGCGAGATCCAGACGCAGTACATCCTGGACACTCCGCTGCGCCGGCTCACCAAGTTCGACCGGATCGAGCTGGAGAGCGAGCGCGACCGGCTGAACAGCGAGATCGAAGAGCTGACCCGGATCCTGGATTCCGACGCGGAGCTGCGCAAGCTGGTCTCGGCCGAACTGGCCGCGGTGGCGAAGAAGTTCTCCACCGACCGCCGTACGGTACTGCTGGAGTCGGCGGGCACCCCGGTCGCCGCGGCCTCGCTGGAGGTCGCCGACGACCCGTGCCGGGTGCTGCTGTCGTCCACGGGGCTCCTGGCGCGTACGGCCACCGCCGAAGCGCTCAGCACGGAGGGGCAGAAGCGCACCAAGCACGATGTCGTGGTCTCGGCCGTACCGGCGACCGCGCGGGGCGACATCGGTGTGGTGACGTCGGCCGGGCGGCTGCTGCGGCTGGCGGTGATCGACCTGCCGCAGCTGCCGGACACCGCGTCGGCGCCCAGCCTGGCGGGCGGCGCGCAGATCGCGGAGTTCGTCTCGCTCGCCGACGGTGAGCGGGTCGTCTGCCTCACCACGGTCGACGAGTCGTCACCCGGTCTGGCGATCGGCACCGAACAGGGCATCGTCAAGCGGGTGGTGCCCGACTACCCCGCCCACAAGGACGAGTTGGAGGTCATCGGCCTCCGGGACGGCGACCGGATCGTCGGCGCGGCCGAGCTGCGGACCGGCGAGGAGGACCTGGTCTTCATCACGGACGACGCGCAGTTGCTGCGCTATCCGGCCGGACAGGTCAGGCCGCAGGGCCGCCCGGCGGGCGGTATGGCAGGGATCAAGCTGGCCGACGGGGCCAAGGTGATCTCGTTCACCGCGGTGGATCCGGCGGCCGGTGCGGTGGTCTTCACCGTCGCGAGCTCGCACGGCACGCTGGACGACTCGGTGCGTACGGCGAAGCTGACCCCGTTCGACCAGTACCCGCGCAAGGGCCGGGCGACCGGCGGGGTGCGCTGCCAGCGCTTCCTGAAGGGCGAGGACCTGCTCGTGCTGGCCTGGGCGGGAGAGACCCCGGTGCGGGCCGCCGCCGTGAACGGCGCCCCGGCCGAACTGCCGGAACCGGACCCGCGCCGCGACGGCTCGGGCCTGCCGCTCACCTCGGCGGTGGCGAAGCTCGCGGGACCGGTGTAA
- a CDS encoding GTP-binding protein — protein sequence MSRKPVPVVVLAGFLGSGKTTLLNHLLRQSRGTRIGAVVNDFGAIEIDAMTVAGQVDSMVSLGDGCLCCAVDTSELDEYLGRLSRPDLRIDVIVIEASGLAEPQELIRMILASGNPDIVYGGLVQVVDAAEFDATRSRHPETDRHLTLADLVVLNKADRVDEAGRARIRAAVGEHAVGVPVISAAYGQIDPGLLIDRRPAGERVGQLSFDDLRDDGEPDGTDTAPAEAGTRADGGDHSGHLHELYESVGFVSAEPMNPRRFMEFLDARPDGLYRIKGFVHFGVPGHPEMYTLHAVGNFLRFYPSTRAEGDEARTDLVLIGSGIDAGAVRGRLDSCREHAPQDVPAESMWGVLRYVPGLSEGPGEPDAAEEAGLPY from the coding sequence ATGTCCAGGAAACCCGTGCCCGTCGTCGTCCTCGCGGGATTCCTCGGATCCGGCAAGACCACGCTCCTCAACCATCTGCTGCGGCAGAGCAGAGGCACCCGGATCGGCGCCGTCGTCAACGACTTCGGCGCGATCGAGATCGACGCGATGACCGTCGCCGGGCAGGTCGACTCGATGGTGTCGCTCGGCGACGGCTGTCTGTGCTGTGCCGTCGACACCAGCGAACTCGACGAGTACCTGGGCCGGCTCTCCCGCCCCGACCTGCGGATCGACGTCATCGTCATCGAGGCGAGCGGCCTCGCGGAGCCGCAGGAGCTCATCAGGATGATCCTGGCCAGCGGCAATCCGGACATCGTGTACGGGGGACTCGTCCAGGTCGTCGACGCCGCCGAGTTCGACGCGACCCGCAGCCGCCACCCGGAGACCGACCGTCATCTGACCCTCGCCGATCTTGTCGTCCTCAACAAGGCCGACCGGGTGGACGAGGCCGGCCGGGCGCGCATCCGGGCCGCGGTCGGCGAGCACGCCGTCGGGGTTCCGGTGATCAGCGCCGCGTACGGGCAGATCGATCCCGGGCTGCTCATCGACCGCAGACCGGCCGGCGAGCGCGTCGGGCAGCTCTCCTTCGACGACCTGCGGGACGACGGGGAGCCGGACGGTACGGACACCGCACCCGCGGAAGCGGGCACCCGCGCGGACGGCGGTGATCACAGCGGCCATCTGCACGAGCTCTACGAGAGCGTCGGATTCGTCTCGGCCGAGCCGATGAACCCCCGGCGGTTCATGGAGTTCCTGGACGCCCGGCCCGACGGTCTCTACCGCATCAAGGGGTTCGTCCACTTCGGCGTCCCCGGCCACCCGGAGATGTACACCCTGCACGCGGTCGGCAACTTCCTGCGCTTCTACCCCTCGACCCGGGCCGAGGGCGATGAGGCCCGCACCGATCTGGTCCTCATCGGGTCCGGCATCGACGCCGGTGCCGTACGCGGGCGGCTCGACTCCTGCCGCGAGCACGCGCCGCAGGACGTCCCCGCCGAATCCATGTGGGGCGTCCTGCGCTATGTGCCCGGCCTCTCCGAAGGGCCCGGGGAACCGGACGCGGCCGAAGAGGCCGGGCTGCCGTACTGA